Proteins encoded in a region of the Aulosira sp. FACHB-615 genome:
- the tpiA gene encoding triose-phosphate isomerase: protein MRKIVIAGNWKMFKTQAETQDFLRGFLPHLDNTPDEREILLCPPFTDLSILSQSLHGSRVQLGAQNVHWEDSGAYTGEIAAPMLTEIGVRYVIVGHSERRQFFGETDETVNLRLKAAQKHGLTPVLCVGETKQQRDLGQTESLITTQLEHDLVNVDQDNLVIAYEPIWAIGTGDTCEATEANRVIGLIRSQLKNPNVPIQYGGSVKPNNIDEIMAQPEIDGVLVGGASLEAESFARIVNYH from the coding sequence GTGCGGAAAATTGTTATTGCCGGTAACTGGAAAATGTTTAAAACCCAGGCAGAGACTCAAGATTTCTTGCGAGGGTTTCTGCCTCATTTAGACAACACGCCCGATGAGCGAGAAATATTATTGTGTCCTCCATTCACCGATTTAAGCATTTTGTCTCAAAGTTTGCATGGTAGCCGTGTACAACTTGGAGCGCAGAATGTTCATTGGGAAGACTCTGGAGCTTATACTGGTGAAATTGCCGCTCCGATGCTGACAGAAATTGGTGTCCGTTATGTAATTGTCGGTCATAGCGAACGACGGCAATTTTTTGGTGAAACGGATGAGACAGTTAATCTACGTCTGAAAGCTGCTCAAAAACACGGTTTAACCCCAGTTTTATGTGTAGGGGAAACAAAACAACAACGCGATTTAGGGCAAACTGAATCACTAATTACTACTCAGCTAGAACATGACCTAGTAAATGTAGATCAAGATAATTTAGTGATTGCTTATGAACCCATTTGGGCAATTGGAACTGGTGACACCTGTGAAGCGACAGAAGCTAACCGAGTTATTGGCTTAATTCGCAGTCAGTTAAAAAACCCCAATGTTCCGATTCAATATGGCGGCTCAGTCAAGCCAAATAATATTGATGAGATCATGGCTCAACCAGAAATTGACGGCGTGCTTGTGGGAGGAGCTAGTCTGGAAGCTGAAAGTTTTGCCCGGATTGTCAACTATCATTAA
- the folP gene encoding dihydropteroate synthase, translating into MPSNLTIRGRCFAWGQRTYLMGVLNVTPDSFSDGGDFNSTNAALAQAQAMVAAGADMIDVGGQSTRPGAEQISLAEELERVIPIIKAIRSEMTVPISVDTTRAYVAKAAIEAGADIVNDISGGTFDDEMLPTVASLGVPIVLMHIRGTPETMQQMTDYEDLLREIASFLTEQILAATKAGIDQAKIIIDPGIGFAKNYEQNLEILRNLRSLTQLKCPILAGVSRKSFIGRILNQPNPKARIWGTAAACCAAIANGADILRIHDVKEMREVSLVADTLFR; encoded by the coding sequence ATGCCCAGTAATTTAACTATTCGTGGGCGTTGTTTTGCTTGGGGACAACGCACGTATTTAATGGGTGTGCTGAATGTGACACCTGATAGTTTTAGTGATGGCGGGGATTTTAATAGTACAAATGCGGCTTTGGCTCAAGCCCAAGCAATGGTGGCGGCTGGTGCTGACATGATTGACGTTGGTGGGCAATCAACGCGGCCAGGGGCAGAGCAAATTAGTTTGGCGGAAGAATTAGAGCGAGTTATCCCCATCATCAAGGCAATACGCTCGGAAATGACAGTGCCGATTTCTGTAGATACAACTAGAGCTTATGTAGCAAAAGCAGCAATAGAAGCTGGGGCAGATATTGTGAATGATATTTCCGGCGGGACATTTGATGATGAGATGTTGCCGACAGTGGCTAGTTTAGGTGTGCCGATAGTGTTGATGCACATTCGGGGAACACCAGAAACAATGCAACAAATGACAGATTATGAAGATTTACTAAGAGAAATTGCGAGTTTTTTAACAGAACAAATTTTGGCCGCAACCAAGGCAGGTATCGACCAAGCAAAAATTATTATTGATCCTGGGATTGGTTTTGCTAAGAATTATGAGCAGAATTTAGAGATTTTGCGTAACTTGCGATCACTCACACAATTAAAGTGTCCCATCTTAGCAGGCGTATCTCGTAAAAGTTTTATTGGTCGCATTCTCAATCAACCAAATCCCAAAGCCCGCATCTGGGGAACAGCAGCCGCTTGTTGTGCTGCTATTGCTAATGGTGCGGATATTCTGCGAATTCACGATGTCAAAGAAATGCGTGAAGTCTCGCTAGTTGCGGATACGTTGTTTAGGTAA